One genomic segment of Suncus etruscus isolate mSunEtr1 chromosome 15, mSunEtr1.pri.cur, whole genome shotgun sequence includes these proteins:
- the LOC126031101 gene encoding protein BUD31 homolog codes for MPKVKRSRKAPPDGWELIEPTLDELDQKMREAETEPHEGKRKVESLWPIFRIHHQKTRYIFDLFYKRKAISRELYEYCIKEGYADKNLIAKWKKQGYENLCCLRCIQTRDTNFGTNCICRVPKSKLEVGRIIECTHCGCRGCSG; via the coding sequence ATGCCTAAAGTCAAAAGAAGCAGAAAAGCACCCCCAGATGGCTGGGAGTTGATTGAACCAACTCTGGACGAGTTagatcagaagatgagagaagctGAAACAGAGCCTcatgagggaaagaggaaggtggAGTCCCTCTGGCCCATCTTCAGGATCCACCACCAGAAAACCCGCTACATTTTTGACCTCTTCTATAAGCGGAAAGCCATTAGCAGAGAGCTGTACGAGTACTGCATCAAAGAAGGCTATGCGGACAAGAACCTCATTGCCAAATGGAAGAAGCAGGGCTATGAGAACCTTTGCTGCCTACGCTGCATCCAGACCCGTGACACCAACTTTGGCACCAACTGCATTTGCCGTGTCCCCAAAAGCAAGCTGGAAGTGGGCCGGATCATCGAATGCACGCACTGTGGCTGCCGTGGCTGCTCTGGTTGA